In the genome of Girardinichthys multiradiatus isolate DD_20200921_A chromosome 7, DD_fGirMul_XY1, whole genome shotgun sequence, one region contains:
- the LOC124870911 gene encoding trace amine-associated receptor 13c-like, with amino-acid sequence MATQEEAELCFPKLNSSCRKPTLHWSKAVLLNTVLSFICLATVFLNLLIIISISQFRKLHTTTNILLLSLAVSDFLVGLLLMPGEILRSTTCWFLGDVICSLSFLFGCQIVCGSIGNIVLISVDRYVAICHPLHYATRITLGRVKCCICLCWLGVGFYSIYYVKDDLIQPGRGKSCFGECTFILSYLTGTIDLILTFIIPVSIIILLYMRVFVVAVSQARSMRSHITAVTLHCSATKRSELKAARTLGVLIVVYLTCYCPYYTYSLIGTNVTSTEYASFFIFLFYFNSCLNPVIYALFYPWFRKAIKVIVTLQILQPGSCDANIL; translated from the exons ATGGCAACACAGGAAGAGGCTGAACTCTGTTTTCCAAAACTTAACAGCTCCTGCAGGAAGCCAACACTTCATTGGTCTAAAGCTGTGCTCCTGAACACAGTGCTGTCCTTTATCTGTCTGGCCACTGTATTTCTCAACCTGCTCATCATCATTTCAATCTCCCAGTTCAG GAAGCTTCACACCACCACTAACATCCTCCTCCTTTCGTTGGCTGTGTCAGATTTCCTTGTGGGTCTCCTGTTGATGCCTGGGGAAATCTTAAGAAGCACAACATGCTGGTTTCTTGGAGATGTcatatgttctctctcttttttattcGGCTGTCAAATTGTCTGTGGTTCTATTGGAAACATTGTTCTCATATCAGTTGACCGTTATGTGGCTATTTGTCACCCTTTACATTATGCCACTAGGATCACCTTAGGAAGAGTCAAGTGCTGTATTTGTCTATGTTGGCTTGGTGTAGGTTTTTACAGCATTTATTATGTGAAGGATGATCTTATTCAACCAGGCAGAGGCAAATCCTGCTTTGGAGAGTGTACATTTATATTAAGCTATCTGACTGGAACTATTGACCTAATTTTGACTTTTATAATTCCAGTTTCAATTATCATCCTTTTGTACATGAGAGTATTTGTGGTGGCTGTGTCTCAGGCTCGTTCCATGCGCTCTCACATTACAGCTGTCACACTTCATTGTTCAGCAACAAAAAGATCAGAGTTAAAAGCAGCCAGGACTCTGGGTGTTCTCATTGTTGTATATCTAACATGTTACTGCCCATATTATACTTACTCCCTTATTGGGACAAATGTGACAAGCACTGAATATGcatcattttttatatttctcttttattttaacTCCTGTCTAAACCCTGTCATATATGCCCTGTTCTACCCCTGGTTCAGAAAAGCTATTAAGGTCATTGTCACGCTTCAGATACTGCAGCCTGGCTCCTGTGATGCAAATATACTGTAG